From the genome of Sulfitobacter sp. DSM 110093, one region includes:
- a CDS encoding zinc ABC transporter substrate-binding protein has translation MYRFSLPAAVLASVSTPLWADVPAVATDIAPVHALVSQVMEGVGTPDLIVPPRSSPHGYAMRPSEARALSGADLVVWVGPLLTPWLADPLNSLAGTASHLALMEQPGTRVMPFREGATFEAHDHSEHADEGHDDHEGHDHGDEGHDDHEGHDHGDEGHDDHEGHDHGDEGHDDHKGHDHGDEGHDDHEGPDHGNEGHDDHEGHDHGDEGHDDHEAHDDHGHGHAHSGDDPHVWLDPRNGQLWLGQIAESLAELDPDNAAQYRENAEAAQAELATLEEEISETLAPVRGRPFIVFHDAYHYFEARFDIEALGAISENDARAPGAARVSELRALVADNGAKCVFAEPQFNPGLIAAVAEGQDTGTGTLDPLGADLEPGASLYADLLRGMAENMAACLSD, from the coding sequence ATGTATCGTTTCTCCCTTCCCGCTGCCGTTCTTGCGTCGGTGTCGACGCCGCTTTGGGCCGATGTGCCTGCTGTCGCCACGGATATCGCGCCGGTTCATGCGCTGGTGTCTCAGGTGATGGAAGGGGTCGGCACGCCAGACCTCATCGTGCCGCCACGCAGTTCGCCGCATGGCTATGCGATGCGCCCTTCCGAGGCGCGGGCGCTGAGCGGGGCTGATTTGGTCGTTTGGGTTGGCCCGTTGCTGACCCCTTGGCTGGCCGATCCGCTGAATTCGCTGGCAGGAACTGCGAGCCATCTTGCGTTGATGGAGCAACCCGGCACCCGCGTGATGCCTTTCCGTGAGGGTGCAACATTCGAGGCGCATGACCACAGTGAGCACGCGGATGAGGGTCATGATGACCACGAAGGGCATGACCACGGCGATGAGGGTCATGACGACCACGAGGGGCATGACCATGGTGACGAGGGTCATGACGACCACGAGGGGCATGACCACGGCGACGAGGGCCATGATGACCACAAGGGGCACGACCACGGCGATGAGGGTCATGACGACCACGAGGGACCTGACCACGGTAACGAGGGTCATGACGACCACGAGGGGCACGACCACGGCGACGAGGGTCATGATGACCACGAAGCGCATGATGACCACGGACACGGTCACGCCCATAGTGGCGATGATCCCCATGTTTGGCTTGATCCGCGCAACGGTCAGTTGTGGTTAGGCCAGATCGCGGAGAGCTTGGCCGAGCTAGACCCCGACAACGCCGCCCAGTACCGCGAGAACGCCGAAGCTGCACAGGCAGAGCTTGCCACGCTGGAAGAGGAGATCTCTGAAACCCTCGCGCCGGTTAGGGGCCGTCCCTTCATCGTCTTCCATGACGCCTACCATTATTTCGAAGCCCGTTTTGACATCGAAGCGCTTGGCGCCATCAGCGAGAATGACGCCCGTGCACCGGGCGCGGCGCGTGTTTCGGAATTGCGGGCCTTGGTGGCCGACAATGGGGCCAAATGCGTCTTTGCCGAGCCGCAGTTCAATCCCGGCCTGATTGCTGCCGTGGCAGAAGGGCAGGACACCGGGACCGGTACGCTTGACCCGCTGGGTGCCGATCTTGAACCGGGGGCCTCCCTCTATGCGGATCTGCTCCGCGGTATGGCTGAAAATATGGCTGCTTGCCTGTCGGATTGA
- a CDS encoding transcriptional repressor yields MSAIEFRDHDHNACMRSTMQAAEAQCAARGLRLTPVRRRALEILLAEHRALGAYELLAHLSAEGLGAQPPVAYRALDFLVKAGLAHKIEALNAYVGCVHPGEDHAPAFLICRSCRSVAEAETSPTKSRLGDAARAAGFRIERSVVEAEGLCPACQETGA; encoded by the coding sequence ATGAGCGCCATCGAATTTCGCGATCACGACCATAACGCTTGTATGCGCAGCACCATGCAGGCCGCCGAAGCGCAATGCGCCGCGCGCGGGTTGCGGCTGACGCCCGTACGCCGCCGCGCGCTGGAAATCCTGTTGGCCGAACACCGCGCTTTGGGCGCCTATGAACTGCTGGCGCATCTATCGGCCGAAGGGTTGGGCGCACAGCCCCCCGTGGCCTACCGCGCGTTGGATTTTCTTGTCAAAGCTGGGCTGGCCCATAAGATCGAAGCGCTGAACGCCTATGTCGGTTGCGTGCATCCGGGCGAAGACCATGCGCCCGCCTTCCTGATCTGCCGCAGCTGCCGTTCGGTGGCAGAGGCCGAGACCTCGCCCACCAAAAGCCGCCTTGGCGATGCCGCCCGCGCCGCGGGGTTTCGCATTGAGCGCAGCGTCGTCGAAGCCGAAGGCCTTTGCCCCGCCTGTCAGGAGACCGGTGCATGA
- a CDS encoding metal ABC transporter ATP-binding protein, whose protein sequence is MSLIETRGLTLRHDGQVALRDVNFNIEPGEIVTIVGPNGSGKSSLLRALIGALKPAAGKITRKSGLRIGYVPQKLQIDATLPLTVRRFVNLPRRQTPEAIRDALSTAGVPELAERQMVDLSGGQFQRVLLARALLEKPDLLILDEATQGLDQPGSAAFYRQIEAVRQDLGCAVLMVSHDLHVVMAASDRVLCLNGHVCCEGTPETVADAPEYRALFGSGTQGALALYRHDHDHHHHHHNHHHGDACDGQHEETENA, encoded by the coding sequence ATGAGCCTGATTGAGACCCGTGGCCTGACCCTGCGCCACGACGGGCAGGTCGCCCTGCGCGATGTGAACTTCAACATCGAACCGGGGGAGATTGTCACCATCGTCGGCCCCAACGGCTCAGGCAAGTCCAGCCTGCTGCGCGCGCTGATCGGCGCGTTGAAACCAGCAGCCGGCAAGATTACCCGCAAATCGGGGCTGCGCATCGGCTATGTCCCGCAAAAATTGCAGATCGACGCAACCCTGCCACTCACCGTGCGCCGTTTCGTCAACCTGCCGCGCCGCCAAACGCCCGAAGCGATCCGCGATGCCCTTTCCACTGCCGGTGTGCCGGAATTGGCCGAGCGGCAGATGGTCGACCTCTCTGGCGGGCAATTTCAGCGCGTGCTTCTGGCCCGCGCCCTGCTGGAGAAGCCCGACCTGCTGATCCTTGATGAGGCGACCCAAGGGCTCGACCAACCCGGCTCTGCCGCCTTTTACCGCCAGATCGAGGCCGTGCGCCAAGATTTGGGCTGCGCCGTGCTGATGGTCAGCCATGATTTGCATGTGGTGATGGCCGCCAGCGACCGGGTGCTGTGCCTCAACGGTCATGTCTGCTGCGAAGGCACGCCAGAAACCGTGGCGGACGCACCAGAATACCGCGCGCTGTTCGGCAGTGGCACCCAAGGGGCGCTGGCGCTCTACCGGCACGATCACGACCATCATCACCACCATCACAATCACCACCACGGCGACGCTTGTGATGGACAGCACGAAGAGACCGAGAATGCTTGA
- a CDS encoding metal ABC transporter permease yields the protein MLDDFIVRAALAGLGVALAAAPLGCFVIWRRMAYFGDATSHAALLGVALALATDLPITAGVLLVALVMALVISTLSGRNVSADALLGVMAHSALALGLVAVSLLPGQRVDLSSYLFGEILAVTRFDLAVIWGGAVAVALLLAWRWSALLAATLNPDLAQAAGGNPKREQLILTLALAIMVAVAIKVVGALLIAAMLIIPAATARPFARTPETMAIWAMGLGALAAFGGLMASLEFDTPTGPSIVSIAAALFALSSALAPLLRRA from the coding sequence ATGCTTGACGATTTTATTGTGCGCGCAGCACTTGCCGGGCTTGGCGTCGCGCTGGCCGCCGCGCCGTTGGGCTGTTTCGTGATCTGGCGGCGCATGGCTTATTTCGGCGATGCCACAAGCCACGCGGCCTTGCTAGGCGTGGCCTTGGCGCTGGCGACCGATCTGCCGATCACCGCAGGGGTGCTTTTGGTGGCGCTGGTCATGGCGCTGGTGATCAGCACGCTGTCGGGCCGCAATGTTAGTGCCGATGCCCTACTTGGCGTGATGGCCCATTCCGCGCTGGCGCTTGGATTGGTGGCCGTGTCGCTGCTGCCGGGGCAGCGCGTTGATCTTTCGTCTTACCTCTTTGGTGAAATTCTTGCCGTCACGCGCTTTGACCTTGCCGTGATCTGGGGCGGTGCCGTGGCCGTGGCGCTGCTGTTGGCATGGCGTTGGTCTGCACTGCTGGCGGCAACGTTGAACCCCGACCTTGCGCAAGCGGCAGGAGGCAACCCAAAGCGCGAGCAGTTGATCCTGACGTTGGCGTTGGCGATCATGGTGGCTGTGGCGATCAAGGTCGTGGGTGCGCTGCTGATCGCCGCCATGCTGATCATCCCCGCCGCCACCGCACGCCCCTTCGCCCGCACGCCCGAAACCATGGCGATCTGGGCGATGGGACTGGGTGCTTTGGCAGCCTTCGGCGGGCTGATGGCATCACTGGAATTCGACACGCCAACCGGCCCCAGCATCGTCAGCATCGCGGCGGCACTTTTTGCGCTGTCTTCGGCCCTGGCCCCACTGCTGCGCCGCGCCTAA
- a CDS encoding RidA family protein, whose translation MSHQVIHPEGWAPAKGYANGMLSADGHLFVGGQIGWTAEQKFECHDFIGQMKQALQNIRDVVEAAGGTPEDIMRLTWYVTDKKEYLAAQKDVGRAYREVMGKHFPAMAMVVVAGLVEDEAKLEIEADAVIKR comes from the coding sequence ATGTCGCATCAAGTTATCCACCCCGAAGGTTGGGCGCCCGCCAAGGGCTATGCAAACGGTATGCTCAGCGCCGATGGCCATCTTTTTGTCGGTGGTCAGATCGGCTGGACCGCAGAGCAGAAATTCGAATGCCATGACTTTATCGGTCAGATGAAACAAGCGCTGCAAAACATCCGCGATGTGGTCGAAGCGGCGGGTGGCACGCCCGAAGATATCATGCGCCTGACATGGTATGTGACAGATAAGAAAGAATATCTTGCCGCGCAAAAGGACGTGGGCCGCGCCTACCGTGAAGTGATGGGCAAGCATTTCCCCGCCATGGCAATGGTGGTGGTTGCAGGATTGGTCGAAGACGAGGCCAAGCTTGAGATCGAAGCCGATGCGGTAATCAAGCGCTAA
- the kynU gene encoding kynureninase: MSVLKKDQFILPEGVIYLDGNSLGPLPKAAAARVQEMIADEWGEMLIRGWNQAGWMEQPTRVGNMVAGIVGAPEGSVVMGDTLSIKVFQALASAVKLRPGRKVILSDTGNFPSDLYMAEGLVGLLEQGYELRSVAPEEVKDAINEDIAAVMLTEVDYRTGRKHNMKEMTELAHASGAVMIWDLAHSAGALPVDLAGSSCEFAVGCTYKYLNGGPGAPGFIYVRPDLADDVQPALAGWLGHRQPFAFDLEYKPGQGIERMRVGTPPVIQLTALEVAMGLWEDVDMQDLRAASVALQEQFIDEIERVVPQLTLASPRNSAERGSQVSFRFEDGYAAMQAVIDRGVIGDFRAPDIMRFGFTPLYIDAEDVSKAVAIIRDVMENRLWDNEKYKTRARVT, translated from the coding sequence GTGTCTGTTTTGAAGAAAGATCAGTTTATCCTGCCTGAGGGCGTGATCTACCTTGACGGCAACTCTTTGGGGCCGTTGCCCAAGGCTGCCGCTGCGCGGGTGCAGGAAATGATTGCCGACGAATGGGGTGAAATGCTGATCCGCGGCTGGAATCAAGCCGGATGGATGGAGCAGCCCACGCGCGTTGGCAATATGGTCGCGGGCATTGTCGGCGCGCCGGAAGGCTCCGTGGTGATGGGCGACACGCTGTCGATCAAGGTGTTTCAGGCGCTGGCCTCGGCGGTCAAACTGCGCCCCGGTCGCAAGGTGATCTTGTCGGATACCGGCAACTTCCCCTCGGATCTCTATATGGCTGAAGGCTTGGTCGGGCTGTTGGAACAGGGCTATGAGCTGCGCAGCGTCGCCCCCGAAGAAGTGAAAGACGCCATTAACGAAGACATCGCCGCCGTGATGCTGACTGAGGTCGATTACCGTACGGGCCGCAAGCATAACATGAAGGAGATGACCGAACTGGCCCATGCCAGCGGTGCGGTGATGATCTGGGATTTGGCGCATTCCGCAGGCGCGCTGCCTGTTGATCTGGCCGGTAGCAGTTGTGAATTCGCGGTGGGCTGCACCTATAAATACCTCAACGGTGGTCCGGGCGCGCCGGGGTTCATCTATGTGCGCCCCGATCTGGCGGACGACGTGCAGCCTGCACTTGCTGGATGGCTGGGGCACCGTCAGCCCTTTGCTTTTGATCTGGAGTACAAACCGGGGCAGGGCATTGAGCGGATGCGCGTCGGCACACCGCCGGTGATCCAACTGACCGCGCTGGAAGTGGCGATGGGGCTGTGGGAGGACGTGGACATGCAAGACCTGCGCGCCGCCTCCGTCGCGTTGCAGGAGCAGTTCATCGACGAGATCGAGCGCGTGGTGCCGCAACTGACCCTTGCCAGCCCGCGCAACAGCGCTGAGCGGGGCAGTCAGGTGTCGTTCCGATTTGAGGATGGCTATGCCGCGATGCAGGCGGTGATCGACCGCGGCGTGATCGGTGATTTTCGCGCGCCAGACATCATGCGGTTCGGCTTCACGCCGCTCTATATCGATGCCGAGGACGTCTCCAAAGCGGTCGCGATCATCCGCGATGTGATGGAGAACCGTCTCTGGGACAACGAAAAATACAAGACCCGCGCCCGGGTGACCTGA